A stretch of Henckelia pumila isolate YLH828 chromosome 4, ASM3356847v2, whole genome shotgun sequence DNA encodes these proteins:
- the LOC140860760 gene encoding uncharacterized protein has protein sequence MADANGVNEEINQLITAAVERAMAARAETNTPPPPPGQNAQLEEIRKLKEEMELLKKKQSGYLATPVRNIPFSPEILESELPKNFKFPHIGEYDGKGDPDEHLSRFENAALLHKYSDPIKCRVFLNTLIGPAQQWFNLLRQGDIKEFKDFSKAFLHHFSSSKKHSTNTLSLFAIKQGQEDLRVYVRRFSALALEVPTATTDLLISAFTQGLATGDFLKSLIKKPPSTYDEVLARAKKYVNLEEVQVSRMNNGMDRPPSPKNARAPNTPWRMGPSPRPKLLGQFTSFTPLRMGKTQAMRICEEKRLLQRPPWSEQGPRRPKSDKYCDFHNDYGHNTNDCRQLEQEIERIIQQEPGMRDRLA, from the coding sequence ATGGCTGATGCAAATGGAGTCAACGAAGAAATAAATCAACTTATCACTGCTGCTGTCGAAAGAGCTATGGCTGCAAGGGCGGAAACCAATACCCCTCCCCCACCACCAGGTCAGAACGCGCAGTTAGAGGAAATCAGGAAACTGAAGGAGGAGATGGAGCTCTTGAAGAAGAAACAATCCGGATACCTAGCCACGCCAGTACGGAATATTCCCTTCTCTCCTGAAATATTGGAGTCCGAACTCCCCAAAAACTTTAAATTTCCGCATATTGGGGAATATGATGGGAAAGGGGACCCGGATGAGCATCTGTCCCGTTTTGAGAATGCGGCGTTGTTGCACAAATATTCTGACCCGATCAAGTGTCGGGTCTTTCTCAATACTTTGATAGGACCGGCTCAACAATGGTTCAACTTATTACGCCAAGGAGATATCAAGGAGTTCAAAGATTTCAGCAAGGCCTTCCTACACCACTTTTCTAGTAGCAAAAAACACTCTACGAATACTCTTAGTCTTTTTGCTATCAAACAGGGTCAAGAAGATTTGCGAGTATATGTTCGTCGATTTAGTGCCTTGGCTCTGGAAGTACCTACTGCCACCACTGACCTGCTTATCAGTGCCTTTACCCAAGGACTTGCTACAGGGGATTTTCTTAAATCCCTGATCAAAAAACCGCCGTCTACCTATGATGAAGTGCTTGCTCGGGCCAAAAAATATGTGAATCTAGAGGAGGTACAAGTTTCCCGTATGAATAATGGGATGGACAGGCCACCAAGTCCGAAGAATGCCCGGGCCCCTAACACACCTTGGAGGATGGGACCATCTCCCCGACCCAAGCTTCTTGGGCAATTCACTTCTTTCACTCCTCTAAGGATGGGTAAAACTCAGGCTATGCgaatatgtgaagaaaaaaGACTTCTACAGAGACCTCCATGGAGCGAGCAGGGGCCCCGTAGACCAAAGTCTGACAAGTATTGTGACTTTCACAATGATTATGGGCACAATACTAATGATTGTCGTCAACTGGAGCAGGAAATTGAAAGAATAATACAACAGGAGCCAGGGATGAGGGATAGGTTGGCATGA
- the LOC140860759 gene encoding uncharacterized protein, with translation MISGGPTDGDSNRARKTSSRKLRNMEIADQVVRTGPTLSFGPGDLKGLSDTTHNDALVIRALVANYDVAQIFVDSRSSVNVLFQETINQMDLGEYKVEPMVTSLFGFTGHAIRPNGLINLPLTLGKDRTSKTRIVSFIIVDAPSAYNVILGRPAMTTFMAVASTLYQKIKFPVGNEVGEVQGDQKISRKCYVEEVRIEQKAVKINHDDRPGPRDREQVNLLEENAPVMAEEGAKRS, from the coding sequence ATGATATCTGGGGGACCGACTGATGGAGATTCCAATAGGGCAAGGAAGACAAGTAGTCGGAAACTGAGAAACATGGAGATAGCTGACCAGGTGGTTAGAACAGGCCCGACCCTTTCCTTTGGCCCGGGTGATTTGAAAGGTTTGTCGGATACTACTCATAATGATGCATTGGTTATTCGAGCTCTGGTCGCTAATTATGACGTGGCCCAAATTTTTGTGGATTCGAGAAGCTCGGTCAATGTACTGTTCCAAGAAACCATAAACCAAATGGATTTGGGGGAATATAAGGTAGAGCCGATGGTGACGTCGTTGTTCGGGTTCACGGGTCATGCCATCCGACCTAATGGATTGATCAATTTGCCGCTCACTTTGGGCAAGGATCGTACAAGTAAAACTCGGATTGTTAGCTTTATTATCGTGGATGCACCATCAGCATACAACGTTATCTTGGGAAGACCAGCCATGACTACGTTCATGGCTGTGGCTTCCACActatatcaaaaaataaaatttcctgTGGGTAATGAAGTGGGAGAGGTCCAGGGAGATCAAAAGATTTCTCGAAAGTGCTATGTGGAAGAGGTACGGATAGAACAAAAGGCAGTCAAAATCAACCATGATGACCGACCCGGGCCGAGAGATCGGGAACAAGTAAACTTATTGGAAGAAAACGCCCCTGTTATGGCTGAGGAAGGTGCGAAGAGATCATAA